A window of Clostridium botulinum BKT015925 contains these coding sequences:
- a CDS encoding cell division FtsA domain-containing protein: MKILDINPKDIIFALDIGTRSIIGNVGIVKDRKFHTLCEKYMEHEERAMIDGQIHDINLVASTVNTVKKSIEEELEIEIKDVAIAAAGRFLRTTEVSVDIQLDVNKEIDGEIIRSLELTAVKKAEEEINKQTQGKLYCVGYSVKNYYLNGYVISNLLSQRGENIAADVIATFLPRSVVDSLYSVMDKVGLNVTSLTLEPIAAMEAAVPKKLRLLNIALVDVGAGTSDIAISSNDSISAYGMVPMAGDEVTEAIVQNFLVDFNTAEKIKIASSRGEEIKFVDVLGIENNISAEEVNKIIKPVVDKIADEIGKKIIELNGGKSPNAVFLVGGGAHTYNFREALGESLNLSEKRIGIKGREAVINCINYNEELGSAGVTVLGIALVAIKKSGHDFIDVVLNNDVISLFNSHKHTVMDVMMQSGISHKTLIGKNGKNIRFVLNGITRVAFGTLGKGADIYVNNKKSTIDTEVSEGDKIKVDFAKDGKDASPKIIEYVRNINSISFYINDEIENIYPVAFINNKRCDLEEIIKEGDEVKILFPSTLGEYIKYYEEDNHYLYFLRNEQIHSSYVIKEGDRIYKKKNEELIEEQDNSIKEISEKGIEDEIIKEDINEKVKNETHIKENEYNLQESNEENILRESLDIESKVEIEETDKDKLDALEISNDDLNIVVNEKPVTLSGKDKYVFVDIFDNIKFDLTVSHGNLILLLNDKKAGYYDELKEGDIVKIFWDNI; encoded by the coding sequence ATGAAAATTTTAGATATAAATCCTAAAGATATAATATTTGCTTTGGATATTGGAACTCGCTCTATTATAGGTAATGTAGGTATCGTAAAGGATAGAAAATTTCATACTCTATGTGAAAAATACATGGAACATGAAGAAAGAGCTATGATAGATGGACAAATCCATGATATAAATTTAGTAGCAAGCACAGTTAATACTGTAAAGAAGTCTATTGAAGAAGAGTTAGAAATAGAAATTAAAGATGTAGCTATTGCAGCAGCAGGAAGGTTTTTAAGAACAACAGAAGTAAGTGTAGATATACAGTTAGATGTAAATAAAGAGATAGATGGAGAAATAATAAGAAGTTTAGAACTTACAGCTGTAAAAAAAGCAGAAGAAGAGATAAATAAACAAACACAAGGAAAACTTTATTGTGTTGGATATAGTGTTAAAAATTATTATTTAAATGGGTATGTTATATCTAATTTATTATCTCAAAGAGGAGAAAATATAGCAGCAGATGTAATTGCAACTTTTTTGCCAAGATCTGTAGTTGATAGTTTATATTCGGTTATGGACAAAGTTGGGTTAAATGTTACAAGTTTAACATTAGAACCTATTGCGGCAATGGAAGCTGCTGTACCTAAAAAATTAAGATTACTTAATATTGCATTAGTGGATGTTGGAGCTGGTACATCTGATATAGCTATAAGCAGTAATGATAGTATAAGTGCTTATGGGATGGTTCCAATGGCTGGGGATGAAGTTACAGAAGCGATAGTTCAAAACTTTTTAGTAGATTTTAATACAGCCGAAAAAATAAAGATTGCATCTTCTAGAGGGGAAGAAATAAAATTTGTAGATGTTTTAGGAATTGAAAATAATATTTCAGCTGAAGAGGTTAATAAAATTATAAAGCCAGTTGTTGATAAAATAGCTGATGAAATAGGAAAGAAAATAATAGAATTAAATGGTGGAAAATCACCTAATGCGGTATTCTTAGTAGGTGGAGGAGCTCATACTTATAATTTTAGAGAAGCTTTAGGAGAAAGTTTAAATTTATCTGAAAAAAGAATAGGTATTAAGGGAAGAGAGGCAGTTATAAATTGTATTAATTATAATGAAGAACTTGGAAGTGCAGGAGTTACTGTACTTGGAATAGCACTTGTAGCTATTAAAAAATCTGGACATGATTTTATAGATGTTGTTTTAAATAATGATGTAATAAGTCTATTCAATTCTCATAAGCATACAGTTATGGATGTAATGATGCAATCAGGAATTAGCCACAAAACTCTAATTGGGAAAAATGGAAAGAATATAAGGTTTGTTTTAAATGGAATTACAAGAGTTGCGTTTGGTACTCTAGGTAAAGGTGCAGATATATATGTAAATAATAAAAAATCAACTATTGATACTGAGGTATCAGAAGGAGATAAAATTAAAGTTGATTTTGCAAAAGATGGGAAAGATGCATCTCCTAAAATAATAGAGTATGTGAGAAATATTAATTCTATAAGTTTTTATATAAATGATGAAATAGAAAATATTTATCCTGTAGCTTTTATAAATAATAAAAGATGTGATTTAGAAGAAATAATTAAAGAAGGAGATGAAGTTAAAATATTATTTCCTTCAACTTTAGGAGAATACATTAAATATTATGAGGAAGATAATCATTATTTGTATTTCTTAAGAAATGAACAAATCCATAGTAGTTATGTTATAAAAGAAGGGGATAGAATTTATAAGAAAAAAAATGAAGAGTTAATAGAAGAACAAGATAATAGTATTAAAGAAATTAGTGAAAAGGGTATAGAGGACGAAATAATAAAAGAAGACATAAATGAAAAAGTTAAAAATGAAACACATATAAAAGAAAACGAGTATAATTTACAAGAAAGTAATGAAGAAAATATTTTAAGGGAAAGTTTAGACATAGAAAGTAAAGTTGAAATTGAAGAAACTGATAAAGATAAATTAGATGCTTTGGAAATTTCAAATGATGATTTGAATATAGTAGTTAATGAAAAACCTGTTACATTAAGCGGAAAAGATAAATATGTATTTGTTGATATATTTGATAATATAAAGTTTGATTTAACAGTTTCCCATGGCAATTTAATACTTCTTTTGAATGATAAAAAAGCTGGATACTATGATGAGCTTAAAGAAGGAGATATTGTAAAAATATTTTGGGATAATATTTAA
- a CDS encoding M20 metallopeptidase family protein, with translation MQILKKISEIENELISIRRDFHMNPELDFDLPRTVGKIEEFLQKEGIEYSKTSKNGICAIIKGNGDRTIGIRADMDALPMEDKKKCEYSSKIKGRMHACGHDVHTTILLGVGKVLNSIKGELKGNVKLFFEPAEETTGGAIHMINEGILESPSVDAIIGLHVEPNIETGMIGIKRDVVNAASNPFNIKIVGKGGHGAYPHSTIDPIVISANVITALQNIVSREIPPTDPAVITIGSIHGGTAQNIIPEEVEISGIMRTMTKEHREYVKKRLVQVVKGITESMRGKCEIEIQESYPCLYNNDGVVDILEDSAKTIIEEKNIIKLQKPTMGVESFAYFSMERPSAFYYLGTGNKELQLNYPLHSNYFDVDEKCISLGVAIQCATAIKFLNE, from the coding sequence ATGCAAATATTAAAAAAAATAAGTGAAATAGAGAATGAGTTAATAAGTATAAGAAGAGATTTTCATATGAATCCAGAACTAGATTTTGATCTTCCTAGAACAGTAGGAAAAATAGAAGAGTTTTTACAAAAAGAAGGTATAGAATATAGTAAAACATCTAAAAATGGAATTTGTGCTATTATAAAAGGAAATGGAGACAGGACAATAGGTATAAGAGCCGATATGGATGCTTTACCGATGGAAGATAAAAAAAAATGTGAGTATTCATCTAAAATAAAAGGAAGAATGCATGCTTGTGGACATGATGTTCATACTACTATACTTTTGGGAGTTGGAAAAGTTTTAAATTCTATAAAAGGTGAATTGAAGGGTAATGTTAAATTATTTTTTGAACCAGCAGAAGAAACTACAGGTGGAGCTATTCATATGATTAATGAGGGAATTCTTGAAAGTCCTTCAGTGGATGCTATAATTGGACTTCATGTAGAACCTAATATAGAGACAGGTATGATAGGAATAAAAAGAGATGTTGTAAATGCAGCATCAAATCCATTTAATATAAAAATAGTGGGTAAAGGTGGTCATGGAGCATATCCACATAGTACTATAGATCCAATAGTAATAAGTGCAAATGTAATAACAGCCCTTCAAAATATAGTTAGTAGAGAAATACCTCCTACAGATCCAGCGGTAATAACAATTGGTTCAATTCACGGAGGAACGGCTCAAAATATAATTCCAGAAGAAGTTGAAATTTCAGGAATAATGAGGACTATGACAAAAGAGCATAGAGAATATGTGAAAAAGAGATTAGTTCAAGTTGTTAAGGGAATAACTGAATCTATGAGGGGGAAATGTGAAATAGAAATTCAAGAAAGTTATCCATGTCTTTACAATAATGATGGTGTAGTGGATATTCTTGAGGATTCAGCAAAAACTATAATTGAAGAGAAAAATATAATAAAATTACAAAAACCAACTATGGGTGTTGAAAGTTTTGCATATTTTTCAATGGAAAGACCATCAGCATTTTATTATTTAGGAACTGGAAATAAAGAACTACAATTAAACTATCCTCTTCATAGCAATTATTTTGATGTGGATGAGAAATGTATTTCTCTTGGAGTTGCTATACAATGTGCTACTGCAATAAAGTTTTTAAATGAATAA
- a CDS encoding D-alanyl-D-alanine carboxypeptidase family protein — MRRKISTLLLTTLIFLSFCTTAFAANLNAPNVVGKSAIVVDAKTGEVIYAKDVDTSPMYPASTTKLLTALLLAENKQPTDILTYTDGASKQPEYTLRSFLKGQLKVGDKMSADDAMKGLLLHSANDIAYMIADNVAGNTENFAKMMNDKIKKLGLTHTHFVTPNGLDNGITDHYTSAYDLSVIGRAAYENEWVRKTMNLKKDKIELTNGVLGYPENRNKLLGKTLDSNFNSKTGINIKDVPVSDAVCIGGKTGYTSKAGRCLVAMFNKDGRILIGVVMKSAYDKNDTYVFNDMAKTINWAYSAKQVALYKADTELKTLSIKYRPLKFFGPTKTINVPVTVKEDVTYYDNEFNKAETKTEFELPDIGIGHLSKNKSIGKLVLKQRTATKTYDLYPTISSSSLIKDNILLYLGLGVGFIIVIGLIIFISKFISNKFRRGRRNRRMF; from the coding sequence TTGAGACGTAAAATTTCAACTTTATTACTAACAACATTAATCTTTCTTTCATTTTGTACAACAGCCTTCGCTGCTAATCTTAATGCCCCAAATGTAGTTGGAAAATCTGCAATTGTAGTTGATGCTAAAACTGGAGAAGTAATATATGCTAAAGATGTTGATACATCTCCAATGTATCCAGCAAGTACTACTAAACTTTTAACAGCTTTATTATTAGCAGAAAATAAGCAACCTACTGATATACTTACATATACCGATGGTGCTTCAAAACAACCTGAATATACTTTACGTTCCTTTCTTAAGGGTCAACTTAAAGTAGGCGATAAGATGAGTGCTGATGATGCAATGAAAGGATTACTTCTACATTCAGCTAATGATATAGCTTATATGATAGCTGACAATGTAGCAGGAAACACAGAAAATTTTGCCAAGATGATGAATGACAAAATTAAAAAACTAGGTTTAACACATACACATTTTGTAACACCTAATGGGTTAGATAATGGAATTACAGACCACTATACTTCAGCTTATGATTTAAGTGTTATAGGTAGAGCAGCTTATGAAAATGAATGGGTAAGAAAAACTATGAATCTAAAAAAAGATAAAATAGAACTAACAAATGGAGTTCTTGGTTACCCTGAAAATAGAAATAAACTGCTAGGTAAAACTTTAGATTCTAATTTTAATTCTAAGACAGGTATTAATATTAAAGATGTTCCTGTATCTGATGCAGTGTGTATAGGCGGTAAAACCGGTTATACTTCTAAAGCAGGAAGATGTTTAGTAGCTATGTTTAATAAGGATGGTAGAATCCTTATTGGAGTTGTAATGAAATCAGCTTACGATAAAAATGATACATATGTATTTAATGATATGGCCAAAACTATCAATTGGGCATATTCAGCAAAACAAGTAGCTCTTTATAAAGCAGATACTGAATTAAAAACTTTATCTATAAAGTATAGACCTTTAAAATTTTTCGGACCTACAAAAACAATTAATGTTCCTGTAACAGTAAAAGAAGATGTTACTTACTATGATAATGAATTCAATAAAGCGGAAACTAAAACTGAATTTGAATTACCAGATATAGGTATAGGGCATTTAAGTAAAAACAAGAGTATTGGTAAATTAGTATTAAAACAAAGAACTGCAACTAAAACTTATGATTTATATCCTACAATTTCTTCTTCAAGTTTAATAAAAGATAACATACTTTTATATTTAGGCTTAGGTGTTGGATTTATTATAGTAATCGGATTAATTATC
- a CDS encoding lactate utilization protein: MENVHTWHNKTLGEKVVKALKENYFDAIYFETREEAAEYILKNINHGDSVGFGGSITIQSLGIKDKSIQKGANILDHGDPKLTLEEKSQVKRAQLTSDLFLCSSNAITMQGELVNVDGAGNRVAAMTFGPKKVIVVAGVNKITHDEKAALERIEILAAPKNAKRLSQNTPCVKTGVCMNCKSEDRICRIYSVMKRKPMGADITVVIIGDEMGY; the protein is encoded by the coding sequence ATGGAAAACGTACATACTTGGCACAATAAAACTTTAGGAGAAAAGGTAGTTAAAGCATTAAAAGAAAATTATTTTGATGCAATATATTTTGAAACAAGAGAAGAAGCAGCTGAATATATTTTAAAAAATATAAATCATGGTGATAGTGTAGGATTTGGAGGATCAATTACAATACAATCATTAGGAATAAAGGATAAATCAATACAAAAAGGAGCAAACATATTAGATCATGGAGATCCCAAACTTACTTTAGAAGAAAAATCACAAGTTAAAAGGGCACAATTGACAAGTGATTTATTTTTATGCAGTAGTAATGCTATTACTATGCAAGGAGAATTAGTAAATGTGGATGGTGCTGGAAATAGAGTAGCAGCTATGACGTTTGGTCCTAAAAAGGTTATAGTTGTAGCAGGAGTAAACAAAATTACTCATGATGAAAAAGCGGCGCTAGAAAGAATAGAAATTTTAGCTGCACCTAAAAATGCTAAAAGACTTTCACAAAATACCCCGTGTGTAAAAACAGGAGTATGCATGAATTGTAAAAGTGAAGATAGGATATGCAGAATATATTCCGTTATGAAAAGAAAGCCTATGGGAGCAGATATAACTGTTGTAATAATAGGAGATGAAATGGGATATTAA
- a CDS encoding nicotinate phosphoribosyltransferase: MENNNIFSIKNTRNLTMLVDFYELTMANGYLDHNVGEKIAYFDMYFRRVPDGGGYCIMAGVQQLIEYLSTLKFTDEDIQYLKDKKMFSDKFLDYLQNFKFECDVWAIPEGNPVFPSEPLVTVRGPIIQAQFIETMILLTINHQTLIATKANRICRAAEGRPVMEFGSRRAQGYDGAIYGARAAIIGGCNATACTIAEQMFDVPCLGTMAHSWVQLFPTEYKAFEAWAKSYPSECVLLVDTYNVLKSGIPNAIKVFNEVLIPMGYRPKGIRIDSGDITYLTKKCRKLLDDAGFPDVKIIISNSLDEHIITDVLSQGAEIDSFGVGERLITARSEPVFGGVYKLVAIEDNEAIIPKIKISENEAKITNPGFKKIYRLFDKNTDTALADLICLRDEQLDFSKPLEIFNPVHTWKRKKLTKYYAKDLMVQIFSKGKPCYESPTVKKIQSIVKKETKKLWEEVLRFENPHTYYVDLSTDLWTLKHDLLDKYSNLYE, translated from the coding sequence ATGGAGAATAACAACATTTTTAGTATTAAAAATACTCGAAATCTTACTATGTTAGTAGATTTTTACGAGTTAACTATGGCAAACGGCTATCTTGACCATAATGTAGGAGAAAAAATAGCATACTTTGATATGTATTTTAGAAGGGTTCCTGATGGTGGCGGATACTGTATAATGGCAGGAGTTCAACAACTTATAGAATATCTTTCTACTTTAAAATTTACAGATGAAGACATACAATATTTAAAAGATAAGAAAATGTTTTCAGATAAGTTTCTTGACTACCTACAAAACTTTAAATTTGAATGTGATGTTTGGGCCATACCAGAAGGAAACCCTGTTTTTCCTAGTGAGCCATTAGTTACTGTTAGAGGACCTATAATCCAAGCGCAATTTATAGAAACTATGATCTTACTTACTATAAATCATCAAACCTTAATTGCTACAAAAGCAAATAGAATTTGTAGAGCCGCTGAAGGACGACCAGTAATGGAATTTGGTTCAAGACGTGCTCAAGGATACGATGGTGCAATTTATGGTGCAAGAGCCGCTATCATAGGAGGATGTAATGCAACAGCTTGTACTATAGCAGAGCAAATGTTTGACGTTCCATGTCTTGGTACTATGGCTCATAGCTGGGTACAACTTTTCCCTACTGAATATAAAGCCTTTGAAGCTTGGGCAAAATCTTATCCTAGTGAATGTGTATTATTAGTAGATACATATAATGTATTAAAATCAGGTATACCAAATGCTATCAAAGTATTTAATGAAGTATTAATACCTATGGGATATAGACCAAAGGGAATAAGAATTGATAGTGGCGATATTACTTATCTTACTAAAAAATGTAGAAAACTACTAGACGATGCTGGTTTTCCTGATGTTAAGATAATAATTTCTAATTCATTAGATGAACATATAATAACAGATGTATTAAGCCAAGGTGCAGAAATAGATAGTTTTGGTGTTGGTGAAAGATTAATAACTGCTCGATCTGAACCAGTTTTCGGTGGTGTTTATAAATTAGTTGCTATAGAAGATAACGAAGCGATAATACCTAAAATTAAAATAAGCGAAAACGAAGCTAAAATAACAAATCCTGGTTTTAAGAAAATTTATAGACTGTTTGATAAAAACACTGATACAGCTTTAGCAGATTTGATCTGTCTCAGAGATGAACAATTAGATTTTTCTAAACCACTTGAAATATTCAATCCAGTTCATACTTGGAAAAGAAAAAAATTAACTAAATATTATGCCAAGGATTTAATGGTTCAAATATTTTCTAAAGGTAAGCCTTGTTATGAAAGTCCTACTGTTAAAAAAATACAAAGCATTGTGAAAAAAGAAACTAAAAAGCTTTGGGAAGAAGTGTTACGTTTTGAAAATCCTCATACTTACTATGTAGATCTTTCAACAGACCTTTGGACTCTAAAACATGATTTACTTGATAAGTATTCAAACTTATATGAATAA
- a CDS encoding ATP-dependent helicase, with protein MIEKSILKEFFYLRDKIIEYRYKELNEEQLRAVLSNNRNLAVIACPGAGKTTTLIRKVDYLVTFGPIYKTKYYPESLNKEDIEILKEYIDYNKVNKRLNFLLRQKAINPNNIMIITFTRAAAKNMKKKYKALGNHKNSPFFGTFHGLFYKILSRVENRINIISTSIAYKLIKGVLSTYLDEISDEKVKETLNSISYYKTINEDKDKFSPKIDKDIFLECYRTYEDYKLKNNLLDFDDLQLRCKSLFMKNIKLLNGYRNFFKYILIDEFQDCDEIQIDILKLLNEDNSIFAVGDEDQCIYGFRGSKPECMVNFDTHFKEGKKIFLTTNYRCPKSVVNISDNLIKNNKMRNDKIFNANKEEMTKINVMNYIDERNQADSISINIMKLNSVSGYKYEDNAIIYRTNVESRSIIDSFIRKKIPFKLLDKEYNFFEHFICKDIIAYLKLSIDCADKESFLRIINRPFRYISKVNLEKVKKNNSGQDCFEILKDNENIPPFQLKKIDEIKKDIQYLNKISLAGAINSVLNNLEYYEYLKDYSIKFKMDISELEEILEEFISASKDYNTIITFLAHINEVEYEIKNNKNDEQKSGVILSTIHGVKGMEFKNVFILNCNEENIPHINSIETNIEEERRLFYVGVTRTIENLWLCICNDIRGKTKKTSRFIEECDLSIIFNNLFKKDDMVIHKSFGNGKIISVNNNIIKILFENNIIRSFDSLVLYNNGLIEKLV; from the coding sequence ATGATAGAAAAGAGTATTTTGAAAGAATTTTTTTATTTAAGAGATAAAATAATTGAATATAGATATAAAGAATTAAATGAAGAACAACTAAGGGCAGTTTTAAGCAATAATAGAAATTTGGCTGTAATAGCATGTCCAGGAGCAGGAAAGACAACTACACTTATTAGAAAAGTAGATTATTTAGTTACCTTTGGGCCAATATATAAAACTAAATATTATCCAGAGAGTTTGAATAAAGAAGATATAGAAATTTTAAAAGAATATATAGATTATAATAAAGTTAATAAAAGATTAAATTTTTTATTAAGACAAAAGGCTATAAATCCTAATAATATAATGATTATAACTTTTACAAGAGCTGCAGCTAAAAATATGAAAAAAAAGTATAAAGCTTTAGGAAATCATAAAAACTCACCTTTCTTTGGGACGTTTCATGGTCTTTTTTATAAAATATTAAGCAGGGTAGAAAATAGAATAAATATAATAAGCACTTCAATAGCATATAAGCTTATAAAAGGAGTGTTATCTACTTATTTGGATGAAATAAGCGATGAAAAGGTTAAGGAAACTTTAAATTCAATATCATATTATAAAACAATTAATGAAGATAAAGATAAGTTTTCTCCTAAGATAGATAAAGATATATTCTTAGAATGTTATAGAACATACGAAGATTATAAACTTAAAAATAATTTGTTGGATTTTGATGATCTTCAATTAAGATGTAAGTCTTTATTTATGAAAAATATTAAATTACTTAATGGATATAGGAATTTTTTTAAATATATACTTATAGATGAATTTCAAGATTGTGATGAAATTCAAATAGATATATTAAAATTATTAAATGAAGATAATTCTATTTTTGCAGTTGGGGATGAGGATCAATGCATTTATGGATTTAGGGGATCAAAACCAGAATGCATGGTTAATTTCGATACCCATTTTAAAGAGGGAAAGAAGATATTTTTAACTACTAACTATAGGTGTCCTAAAAGCGTAGTTAATATTTCAGATAATCTTATAAAAAATAATAAGATGAGAAATGATAAAATATTTAATGCAAATAAGGAAGAAATGACTAAAATAAATGTGATGAATTACATAGATGAAAGAAATCAAGCAGATAGTATATCAATAAATATTATGAAATTAAATTCTGTTAGTGGATATAAATATGAAGATAATGCAATTATTTATAGAACCAATGTAGAAAGCAGAAGCATAATAGATTCATTTATTAGAAAGAAGATACCTTTTAAATTATTAGATAAAGAGTACAATTTTTTTGAACATTTTATATGCAAAGATATAATTGCATACTTAAAATTAAGTATAGATTGTGCTGATAAAGAAAGTTTTCTTAGAATAATAAATAGACCATTTAGATATATAAGTAAAGTAAATTTAGAAAAAGTTAAAAAAAATAATTCGGGACAAGATTGTTTTGAAATCTTAAAAGATAATGAGAATATACCTCCATTTCAATTAAAAAAGATAGATGAGATAAAAAAGGATATACAGTATTTAAATAAGATATCGTTGGCAGGTGCCATTAATTCTGTTTTAAATAATTTAGAATACTATGAGTATTTAAAAGATTATAGTATAAAATTTAAAATGGATATATCAGAATTAGAAGAAATTTTAGAGGAATTTATATCAGCTTCTAAAGATTATAATACTATAATAACTTTTTTAGCTCATATTAATGAAGTTGAATATGAAATAAAGAATAATAAAAATGATGAACAAAAAAGTGGTGTTATATTGAGTACAATTCATGGAGTTAAAGGAATGGAGTTTAAAAATGTATTTATTTTAAACTGTAATGAAGAGAATATACCACATATAAATAGTATAGAAACAAATATAGAGGAAGAGAGAAGACTTTTTTATGTAGGGGTAACTAGAACTATAGAAAATCTTTGGTTATGTATATGTAATGATATTAGGGGCAAAACTAAGAAGACATCTAGATTTATTGAAGAGTGTGATTTATCTATAATATTTAATAATTTATTTAAAAAAGATGATATGGTGATTCATAAGAGTTTTGGAAATGGAAAAATAATAAGTGTTAATAACAATATTATAAAAATATTATTTGAAAATAATATTATAAGAAGTTTTGATAGTTTAGTATTATATAATAATGGTTTGATAGAAAAATTAGTATAA
- a CDS encoding RluA family pseudouridine synthase: MRIEIGPNEAGQRLDKFCRKWLEDVPLGAIFKALRKGDIRVNGKKAKQNYFLQEEDIIETKYIETYKQNKKNMPKKFQEVDFSSIKISYEDENMLIIEKWPGVLVHSDKKDGEPTLTDYVLSYLFQKGDYDPQKEVTFTPAPCNRLDRNTSGMVIFGKNFKTLKILNAMIRERKIKKYYNALVKGKIKEGYYEAYISKDQVNNISEIHKEKKQNSKKIAMEVNVIDTVGTFSFLELDLLTGRSHQLRAHLAYLGNPIIGDDKYGDKKLNSFFNNKYGLDFQFLYAYKLIFKDCPNELAYMENKIITESLPPIFKKVKKDVLKF, encoded by the coding sequence ATGAGAATTGAGATAGGACCAAATGAAGCGGGACAAAGATTAGATAAATTTTGTAGAAAATGGTTAGAAGATGTGCCGCTAGGAGCAATATTTAAAGCTCTTAGAAAGGGAGATATAAGAGTTAATGGCAAAAAGGCAAAACAAAATTATTTTCTTCAAGAAGAAGATATAATAGAAACAAAATATATTGAAACATATAAGCAAAATAAGAAAAATATGCCTAAGAAATTTCAAGAAGTAGATTTTAGTTCAATAAAGATAAGTTATGAAGATGAAAATATGCTTATTATTGAAAAGTGGCCTGGGGTTTTAGTGCATTCAGATAAAAAAGATGGAGAACCTACGCTTACTGATTATGTATTATCATATCTATTTCAAAAAGGGGATTATGATCCACAAAAAGAGGTTACTTTTACACCAGCACCTTGTAATAGATTAGATAGAAATACATCGGGTATGGTTATTTTTGGAAAGAACTTCAAAACTTTGAAAATTTTAAATGCGATGATTAGGGAAAGAAAAATAAAAAAATACTATAATGCTTTAGTAAAAGGAAAAATAAAAGAAGGTTATTACGAAGCTTACATATCAAAAGATCAAGTAAATAATATATCAGAAATTCATAAAGAGAAAAAACAAAATTCTAAAAAAATTGCTATGGAAGTTAATGTTATAGATACTGTTGGAACTTTTTCATTTTTAGAATTAGACTTATTAACTGGTAGAAGTCATCAGCTTAGAGCCCATTTAGCTTACCTTGGAAATCCAATAATAGGTGATGATAAATATGGTGATAAGAAGTTAAATAGTTTTTTTAATAATAAATATGGATTGGATTTTCAATTTTTGTATGCATATAAATTAATATTTAAAGATTGTCCAAATGAACTTGCTTATATGGAAAATAAAATTATAACAGAATCATTACCTCCAATATTTAAAAAGGTAAAGAAAGATGTTTTGAAATTTTAG
- a CDS encoding NUDIX hydrolase: MNNIISIFKNRKGESIEKFKKSSVMILIKEEEGEIYVVFEKRALSLRKQPGDISLPGGGIEEGETPKDAAIRETFEELNINKEDFEFIGEMDYLITPFNSIIYTFVGKITTDVIYPNKNEVDHIFKVPLKFFIENKPEKYEGMIKQHYKDDFPFNLINGGKKYKFSSKKYYQYFYKYNEYVIWGFTAMIIKRFIEIIK; this comes from the coding sequence ATGAATAATATAATAAGTATATTTAAAAATAGAAAGGGGGAATCTATAGAAAAATTTAAAAAGAGTTCTGTTATGATATTGATTAAAGAAGAGGAAGGAGAAATTTATGTAGTATTTGAAAAAAGAGCGTTAAGTTTAAGAAAGCAACCGGGAGATATATCACTTCCAGGGGGAGGAATAGAGGAGGGGGAAACACCTAAAGATGCTGCAATTAGAGAAACATTTGAAGAATTAAATATAAATAAAGAAGACTTTGAATTTATTGGAGAAATGGATTATCTTATAACTCCATTTAATTCTATAATATATACATTTGTTGGTAAAATTACAACTGATGTAATTTATCCAAATAAGAATGAAGTTGATCACATATTTAAAGTACCATTGAAGTTTTTTATTGAAAATAAACCTGAAAAGTATGAAGGAATGATAAAGCAACACTATAAAGATGATTTTCCTTTTAATCTTATTAATGGTGGAAAAAAATATAAATTTAGTTCGAAAAAATATTATCAATATTTTTATAAATATAATGAATATGTAATATGGGGATTTACTGCAATGATAATTAAAAGATTTATAGAGATAATTAAATAA